DNA sequence from the Sulfurimonas sp. HSL3-7 genome:
GGCGAGCTAAGCTCCCCTACGCTACGTTAACACTGGGTTTGACTAGGCGTCAGGTCCCCCGTGCAGGTAAACCGCACTCTTTTCTCACTGCACACTAAATGAACACGTTCCCCTTCATTGCGTTAACACTGGGTTTCCCCTAAAGGGATTTCCTTTGGTCAGCTTCGGCGTCAGACCCTCGCGCAGGTAAACCGCGCTCTTTTCTTACTGCTTTCTGCGGCGAGCCGATAGTCTTTGTCGTTGTGAAACCAACGCCGGGTTTCCCTTCAATGGCTCTCTTTCGATCATACCAGAATCCGGGAAAACTTTCTTCGGGGATCAGTTCTTGATCCCGGATCAAGACGAGAACAACAAGATGCCACCTCCCGTAACGGACCTTAAAATATTTTTATCTCAAACCTATCACTGTTGTGCTAAAAATTTAAGCACTTTGTTCTATAATGAAAACAAATTTTAAATAGGTAAATCATGAGTCAAAAGATATTGATCGTCGAAGACGATGAAGTCACCGCTTTAAACCTCAAGATGTCGCTTGAAAAACAGGGGTATGCCGTCGTTTCCATTGCCGACACAGCAATCCAGGCACGTAACAAAATCAAGATCTACGAACCGGATCTCATCTTGCTCGACATCTCACTTCAAGAGGTCGATGACGGCATCGAGCTTGCCCACTACATCCATGATAAATATGCTCTCCCCTTTATCTTCCTGACCTCGCATTTTGAAAATGAGATCATCTCCAAGGCCAAGACAACGGAGCCCTACGGCTATATCGTCAAACCCTTCGATCCGCAATCGCTGCACGGGACTATTCAGATGGCACTCTACAAGTATGAGGAGGAGAAGAAACGAGACGAGAACCTGAATGCGCTAAAATCCGACAAAGATCACCTTGAGAAGCTTCTCTTTGCCAAAAAGATCTCCGACAAACCGATCATCCCTTTTGGTGACGGCTACCATCTCGACATCGATCTGGACAAGGTCTTCTACAAGGGTAAAATGCTCAAGCTCACCAAAAAAGAGAACACCTTCATACGCCTTCTTGTCGCGCAGCTCGGTGTCATCGTCAGTTTCGAACAGGCAGTGAATTATGTCTGGGAAGACGAAGGGGCTACTGAAAACAACGTCCGTACTCTTGTCTGGCGTCTTCGTAAACTGCTGCCGACGCCGATCATCAAGAATGCTTCAGGTATCGGCTACTACATCGAGATATAACGCTTTTCCTTTTTCGGCGGCAGTGGCCCTCTTTTCTACGCGCTGACAGTAATAGAGGTAAACGCCTCTACGATTGCATCATAAACATTTTCAAACTCAAATTCGCTTGATTTGGCAGAAGAGGCTTTTTCAAGCCTATAGGCCAGATCAACGATCGGCTCGATCCTGAAATTACTGCTTGAGCCTTTGATCGAGTGCGCCAGATGAGCGATCACCTTATAGTCTCTCTGTCCTATAGCCTCTTTAAGCTCTTCGAGACTCTCTTCCATCTTTTTACTGTAGATCTGCATGAGACGTATGACCTGTTCTTCCTCAAGCATCAGCTCTTCAGCCAATGACGTAATGCACAACCCTTGAAGCGTAGTGCCGTTATCCCTTTTACAGCTCTTTAGCGCAGCACTCTCGTCGACAACCTCCTCCAGAAAACGGCTCAGAACAGCTTCGATCTCTTTGAGGACGATCGGTTTGCCCAAGAAGGCATCAAACCCTTTCTTGGCGCTCTTCTCTTTCTCACCTTTAAGGACATTCGCAGTCAAGGCGATGATCGGCGTAGGCTCTTTGCCGCCGCTCTTCTCAAATGCCCGGATTTCCTCGGCTGCCTTACTCCCGCTCTTTTTAGGCATCTGTTCATCCATCAGAAGCAGGTCAAAATCGCCTGACTTATAGCGATTCACCGCTTCCAGCCCATCGGAAGCGATGACGTAGTGCAGACCATAACTCTCCAAAATAATCTTGATCAGCTCCTGATTGGCACTGTTGTCTTCTGCCACCAGAACATTGCCTTTGAAACAGCGTTTTTTAGACGGACTTGCCAACAGTGCCCCATCGTTCTCCTCAGATAGGCGGAGCGCGTCCAAAAAGGTGTGATAGAGCTTTGAACAGTAGAGCGGGAAGTAAAGCGGCGTGATATTCTCCACCTCCTCATAGCGGTTGTCAAAATACTCCATGATCGCTATGGCCGGAAGCTTCTTCTTGACTATTTGTGAACGCATAATCTCATTTATCTGGGCATCGGAAAAGAAAAGAATGTCATAGAGATCATCGCTCAACGTATCCACCAGGATCACATCGAGTTCAAAGATCTTGAGATAGCGCTGCAGCGATTCCAGGGTGTTGGAGAGTGTGCCGTTTTGACGGAGAAGCGCCAGAGTCAGCTTCTTGAACGGCTGCACATTGAACATCTCCAACGTCGTTTTTTCATTTGAACGGACCGGGATCTCCAGGGTAAAGACACTCCCCTTGCCTACTACCGATTCGACATGGACATCCCCGCCCATATGCTGTGCCAGTTTCTTGCAGATAGCTAGACCCAGGCCGGTACCGCCGTGAACATTACCGCCTCTGTTCTTCGCCTGGGTAAACGCCTCAAAGATCCTTGACTGGTCCTCTGCATCGATACCTATCCCCGTGTCTTTGATACTGATACGCAACATGTCCTCTTCACAGAAAGCCTCAAGTTCCACAACTCCTTCAGGCGGCGTAAACTTGATCGCATTGCTGATAAAGTTGGCAATGATCTGCTTGATGCGCAGCGGATCGGCCTCCAGTATGTAGGGAATGTGCGGATCGAGATAAGAGAGCATCGTGACCCCTTTCTCATTGGCGCTCGCAACAAACAGCTCCAGGGTGTGGCTCAACTCTTCATGCAGGTTGAAATGACTCTTTTCGATCATAAACTCGCCGCTTTGAAGTTTTGAAAAGTCCAGGATGTCATTAATGATATTAAGCAGGTTCTCCCCGCTGTTGAGGACAATATCGAGATACTTCTTGTGTTTGGAACTTCCCACCTCATCCTGAAGAATACTGACGAAGCCCAAAATGGCGTTCAGCGGTGTGCGGATCTCATGCGACATGTTGGAAAGAAAGTACTCTTTTGAGAGCCCCGCCTGAACCGCTTCCTGCCTGGCCTGTATCAGCGTCGTGACGTCATAGGCGATCACAATATACTCCGTGACCCTCCCTTCTGTATTGCTGATGGGAACGACCGTGCTGTCGACATAAAAAAAACTGCCGTCTCGCTTCTGCTTTTTCAGACTCTTGTTGTAGACGCTTTCTGCCGGGATCGTCTTCAAAAAGCTTTTATCAAAAGCGTGTTCCTCCTCAGCGGCCAGGATCATATTATGTTCTTTGTCCAGCAGCTCTTCACGGCTGTAACCGCTTAAGGCACAGAACTTGTCATTGACAAAGATGATCCTGCCGTTGGGATCCATTTTCGAAACAATGGCACTGGCATCGATCGCTTTTTTATACTCATTCAGAAGCTTGACATTGCGTTCGATTTCACGCTCTTTCTGGTAGATCGTACCGGTATAGCGCTTGAGCACGCCCGAGAAGTTGAGATCAAAAAGATAGGAGACCTCGTCGAAGATCGTTTTGGAGTTGAGTGAAGAGTCATACGAAAAATCGATCATCGCTTTTCGGAAGTGGCTGCAGATAATAAAAAGTTCATCCGCCGAGATGTCACGGTCTTTAAGATACTCGATCAAATCCGCCATAACAGGGCAATCCCCGATCTCTTTTTTACCGCGGATAACATCCATAAAATAGTCAAATACCCCGCCGCCGAAATGGTTGATAAAGTCGCCGGTCTCGATATTGTGTCTCTCGAGGATAATGCGAGGTTCTTCAAAGACCAGCCACTCTTGCAGAATATGCTGTTTGGCCGCAA
Encoded proteins:
- a CDS encoding response regulator, yielding MSQKILIVEDDEVTALNLKMSLEKQGYAVVSIADTAIQARNKIKIYEPDLILLDISLQEVDDGIELAHYIHDKYALPFIFLTSHFENEIISKAKTTEPYGYIVKPFDPQSLHGTIQMALYKYEEEKKRDENLNALKSDKDHLEKLLFAKKISDKPIIPFGDGYHLDIDLDKVFYKGKMLKLTKKENTFIRLLVAQLGVIVSFEQAVNYVWEDEGATENNVRTLVWRLRKLLPTPIIKNASGIGYYIEI
- a CDS encoding ATP-binding protein; amino-acid sequence: MLDEKVPHLLRALPIFVAAKQHILQEWLVFEEPRIILERHNIETGDFINHFGGGVFDYFMDVIRGKKEIGDCPVMADLIEYLKDRDISADELFIICSHFRKAMIDFSYDSSLNSKTIFDEVSYLFDLNFSGVLKRYTGTIYQKEREIERNVKLLNEYKKAIDASAIVSKMDPNGRIIFVNDKFCALSGYSREELLDKEHNMILAAEEEHAFDKSFLKTIPAESVYNKSLKKQKRDGSFFYVDSTVVPISNTEGRVTEYIVIAYDVTTLIQARQEAVQAGLSKEYFLSNMSHEIRTPLNAILGFVSILQDEVGSSKHKKYLDIVLNSGENLLNIINDILDFSKLQSGEFMIEKSHFNLHEELSHTLELFVASANEKGVTMLSYLDPHIPYILEADPLRIKQIIANFISNAIKFTPPEGVVELEAFCEEDMLRISIKDTGIGIDAEDQSRIFEAFTQAKNRGGNVHGGTGLGLAICKKLAQHMGGDVHVESVVGKGSVFTLEIPVRSNEKTTLEMFNVQPFKKLTLALLRQNGTLSNTLESLQRYLKIFELDVILVDTLSDDLYDILFFSDAQINEIMRSQIVKKKLPAIAIMEYFDNRYEEVENITPLYFPLYCSKLYHTFLDALRLSEENDGALLASPSKKRCFKGNVLVAEDNSANQELIKIILESYGLHYVIASDGLEAVNRYKSGDFDLLLMDEQMPKKSGSKAAEEIRAFEKSGGKEPTPIIALTANVLKGEKEKSAKKGFDAFLGKPIVLKEIEAVLSRFLEEVVDESAALKSCKRDNGTTLQGLCITSLAEELMLEEEQVIRLMQIYSKKMEESLEELKEAIGQRDYKVIAHLAHSIKGSSSNFRIEPIVDLAYRLEKASSAKSSEFEFENVYDAIVEAFTSITVSA